A genomic window from Parvularcula sp. LCG005 includes:
- a CDS encoding glycosyltransferase family 4 protein: MKVAYLINQYPSVSHTFIRREINALERQDIEVERYAIRVPPQVTDSAADAAEEKRTRRILGGGKGPLIKSALATLLKSPGGTLSSLARALKMGAKSESGLVRHLFYWGEALVVADWLRRDKVHHIHAHFGTNSATVAMLAAPLADASYSITIHGPEEFDKPALIHLPDKIEGSAFVAGVSSYGSSQLRRLVPYELWDKIKVVHCGISRQYYAGVESKSYDNRTFVSVGRLSEQKGQATLIEAAGILKRAGHDFHIRLVGDGDLRAVLEKQIRAEGLEQYIMLVGWASPKKVKEEVLAARAFLLPSYAEGLPVSIMEALALKTPVITTYVAGIPELVKDGINGWLTPAADAAALAEAMQAALETDPTTLEMMGADGRSRITERHDVDREAEKLADYFGDALRSRGKAAQ, encoded by the coding sequence ATGAAAGTCGCATACCTGATTAACCAGTACCCCTCGGTCAGTCACACCTTTATTCGTCGTGAAATCAATGCCCTGGAACGCCAGGATATCGAGGTGGAGCGCTACGCCATTCGGGTACCGCCGCAGGTCACGGATTCTGCTGCAGACGCCGCGGAAGAAAAGCGGACGCGGCGTATTCTGGGGGGCGGGAAGGGGCCGCTGATCAAATCGGCACTCGCCACGCTCCTCAAATCGCCCGGTGGCACTCTGTCATCGCTGGCGCGGGCGTTGAAAATGGGGGCGAAGTCCGAGAGCGGCCTGGTCAGGCACCTCTTTTACTGGGGCGAGGCGCTGGTCGTCGCGGACTGGCTGAGGCGCGACAAGGTTCACCACATACACGCCCATTTCGGGACAAATTCCGCGACCGTCGCCATGCTGGCAGCACCGCTGGCCGACGCATCCTACTCGATCACAATCCACGGTCCCGAGGAATTCGACAAGCCAGCGCTGATCCACCTGCCTGACAAGATCGAAGGCAGTGCGTTTGTCGCTGGGGTCAGCTCCTACGGCTCCAGTCAGCTGCGGCGGCTCGTGCCCTATGAGCTATGGGACAAGATCAAGGTCGTCCATTGCGGCATTTCCCGGCAGTATTATGCGGGTGTAGAGAGCAAATCATACGACAATCGGACCTTCGTCTCTGTCGGTCGGTTAAGCGAGCAGAAGGGGCAGGCCACCCTGATTGAAGCGGCTGGCATCCTAAAACGCGCCGGCCATGACTTCCACATCCGCCTCGTGGGCGATGGCGACCTTCGGGCCGTGCTGGAAAAACAGATCCGGGCCGAAGGGCTGGAACAGTACATCATGCTCGTCGGCTGGGCGTCACCGAAAAAGGTGAAGGAAGAAGTCCTCGCAGCCCGGGCGTTTCTGCTGCCAAGCTATGCGGAGGGCCTGCCGGTTTCCATCATGGAGGCCCTGGCCCTGAAGACGCCTGTCATCACGACCTATGTCGCGGGCATTCCCGAACTGGTGAAGGACGGCATCAATGGCTGGCTCACACCGGCAGCAGACGCAGCGGCCTTGGCCGAAGCGATGCAGGCCGCGCTCGAAACCGATCCGACGACCCTGGAAATGATGGGGGCTGATGGTCGCAGCCGCATTACCGAACGTCACGACGTGGACCGGGAGGCTGAGAAGCTGGCGGACTATTTTGGTGACGCCCTTCGTTCTCGCGGAAAGGCCGCACAATGA
- a CDS encoding SRPBCC family protein — protein MKYTRDIIIDRPRAEVVALFDNPSVLAEWQQGFVSMSPLSGDVQGEGRQSHLVYDMGKRRIEMVETVVEHDLPYRVVATYETAGVWNRVENHFEEIEPTKTRWLSHVEFRFDNFMMKLMGSLMPKMFQKQTETYMKDFKAFVEKRAA, from the coding sequence GTGAAATATACCCGTGACATCATCATCGACCGGCCGAGGGCCGAGGTTGTTGCCCTGTTCGATAACCCGTCCGTGCTGGCAGAGTGGCAGCAGGGCTTTGTCAGCATGTCGCCGCTATCCGGCGATGTGCAGGGTGAGGGCCGCCAGTCCCACCTCGTCTATGACATGGGCAAGCGGCGCATCGAGATGGTGGAAACAGTGGTGGAGCACGACCTGCCTTATCGCGTGGTCGCGACCTACGAGACAGCGGGCGTCTGGAACCGGGTCGAAAACCATTTCGAAGAAATTGAACCGACCAAGACCCGATGGTTGAGCCACGTCGAATTCCGGTTCGACAACTTCATGATGAAGCTGATGGGCTCACTCATGCCGAAGATGTTCCAGAAGCAGACCGAGACCTACATGAAGGATTTCAAGGCGTTCGTTGAGAAACGAGCGGCCTGA
- the maiA gene encoding maleylacetoacetate isomerase — protein MILYGYWRSGTSYRTRLALAIKGLEVEHRAVDLRKAEQKAADYTAINPQGLVPLLILDNGTAIAQSPAIIEYLDEAYPKPSLLPSDPLARARVRQMAAIIGCDVHPLNNLRVLKYLKGNFGQDQVAIDQWAAEWIGAGFSALEAMLANDNTRGQFCHGDRPGLVECYLLPQIYSARRFSVDLSPYRRILAIEAASNNIDALAAAAPERQPDAD, from the coding sequence ATGATTTTGTACGGGTACTGGCGTTCAGGCACATCCTATCGCACGAGGCTGGCGCTCGCCATCAAGGGGCTGGAAGTGGAACATCGCGCGGTTGATCTGCGCAAGGCAGAGCAAAAAGCCGCCGACTATACGGCCATCAACCCGCAAGGCCTCGTTCCACTGCTTATCCTCGACAACGGTACGGCAATCGCACAGTCTCCGGCCATAATCGAATATCTCGACGAGGCGTATCCAAAGCCCTCTCTTCTTCCCAGCGATCCGCTGGCGCGCGCGCGCGTCCGCCAGATGGCGGCAATTATTGGTTGCGACGTCCATCCACTGAACAATTTGCGGGTCCTGAAATATCTGAAGGGCAACTTTGGACAGGATCAGGTCGCTATCGACCAATGGGCGGCTGAGTGGATTGGCGCGGGCTTTTCGGCGCTTGAGGCGATGCTTGCAAACGACAATACCCGTGGTCAGTTCTGTCACGGCGACCGACCGGGCTTGGTGGAGTGCTATCTGTTGCCGCAGATCTATTCGGCCCGACGGTTCAGTGTCGATCTGTCACCCTATAGACGCATCCTTGCGATTGAAGCTGCATCGAACAATATTGACGCCCTGGCGGCCGCAGCGCCTGAACGCCAGCCGGATGCGGACTGA
- a CDS encoding endo-1,4-beta-xylanase, producing MAWSRREMLLMGAGATLAACGGGGGSSTTTVPPVVTPPSTGTPPAPVTPLKTLAGDKGFRFGTAIGTGTNSPFNDNNYLELVKEQCSIAVAENDMKWQALRPSPTTFDFSAADALVQFGADNSVTFRGHVLLWEVAERYPGWFDTYDFGANPAAEAERMLTQHINTVCGHFASSISSWDVINELVDNSTGDYRVTPFNQRLGVDNTVDLAFATARAALPDGQLVYNDFMDWGSGDGPQRHRDGVLRLLDGMMTRGTPIDALGVQGHIYLGSNGSSPRDEAAWRSFLDDVTGMGLKVLITELDVNDGAVPGTNDYRDSKVADATRQFLDIMFEYTEVEDVLCWGLVDQYSWLQYVNPRSDGLAKRPLPFDNSYEPKPMRDAIAEAFEAATARA from the coding sequence ATGGCTTGGTCACGACGTGAGATGCTGCTGATGGGGGCTGGCGCAACGCTGGCCGCTTGTGGAGGCGGCGGTGGGAGTAGCACGACCACTGTGCCGCCCGTGGTCACACCGCCATCGACGGGGACGCCGCCTGCACCCGTGACACCACTCAAGACGCTGGCTGGGGACAAGGGCTTCAGGTTCGGCACAGCCATCGGGACCGGCACAAACAGTCCGTTCAATGACAATAACTATCTTGAGCTGGTAAAGGAGCAGTGCTCCATCGCCGTGGCGGAGAACGACATGAAATGGCAGGCCCTTCGGCCCAGCCCGACCACGTTTGATTTTTCCGCCGCCGATGCGCTTGTCCAATTTGGGGCCGACAACAGCGTGACTTTCCGTGGTCATGTCCTGCTGTGGGAAGTGGCAGAGCGCTATCCGGGCTGGTTTGATACCTATGACTTTGGTGCGAACCCCGCAGCCGAGGCAGAGCGCATGCTAACCCAGCACATCAACACCGTGTGCGGACACTTTGCGTCCTCGATCAGTTCATGGGATGTGATCAACGAACTGGTCGACAATTCGACAGGTGATTATCGTGTCACCCCGTTCAATCAGCGCCTTGGTGTGGATAATACTGTCGATCTCGCCTTCGCTACGGCTCGCGCCGCCCTGCCGGACGGGCAGCTGGTCTATAATGATTTCATGGACTGGGGGAGCGGCGATGGCCCTCAGCGCCACCGGGACGGAGTGCTCAGACTACTGGACGGCATGATGACCCGCGGCACGCCCATCGATGCCCTTGGGGTCCAGGGCCACATCTATCTGGGCAGCAATGGCTCGAGCCCTCGAGATGAGGCCGCTTGGCGTAGTTTCCTTGATGATGTCACCGGGATGGGCCTGAAAGTGCTGATCACCGAGCTTGATGTGAATGACGGTGCCGTGCCGGGCACCAATGACTATCGAGATAGCAAGGTGGCCGACGCAACGCGCCAGTTCCTGGACATCATGTTCGAATACACTGAAGTCGAAGACGTACTGTGCTGGGGCCTGGTCGACCAGTATAGTTGGCTGCAATATGTCAATCCGCGGTCAGATGGTCTGGCCAAGCGGCCGCTGCCCTTTGACAACAGCTACGAGCCCAAGCCGATGCGCGACGCCATCGCCGAGGCATTTGAGGCGGCCACAGCGCGCGCCTGA
- a CDS encoding L-serine ammonia-lyase, with protein sequence MLSVLDIFKIGIGPSSSHTLGPMKIAKRFLDEAQAAGALESADRVQCDLYGSLALTGVGHGTDRASILGLLQQEAETIDTSRVEEMVQAVYDTKTIKVGSKTLNFDPKADIRFAPPGDVPDAHPNGMRLSLLNADGEVIFSQVYYSVGGGFTRRDDEMGVTDDNGVEAPFAFGSGAELLAIAKRENMSIADIVMANENAFRPEEETTAGLRAIWDVMAACMDRGLSQHGILPGGLDVARRAPGLHDKLRRSVANEREALFDWLNVFAMAVNEENAAGGQVVTSPTNGAAGIIPAVIRFYCAMDGLTEMARVNTFLLTAGGIAMLYKQKASISGAEMGCQGEVGVACSMAAAGLAAIWDGTPVQIARAAEIGMEHNLGLTCDPVGGLVQIPCIERNAIGAVKAVNAARLALQCEGTPRVSLDQVIETMRQTGNDMNSKYKETSEGGLAVNVVAC encoded by the coding sequence ATGCTGAGCGTTCTCGACATTTTCAAGATCGGCATTGGGCCTTCAAGCTCCCATACATTGGGTCCGATGAAGATTGCCAAGCGGTTCCTTGATGAGGCGCAGGCCGCCGGGGCTCTCGAGAGCGCAGACCGCGTACAATGCGACCTTTACGGCTCACTCGCCCTGACAGGTGTCGGTCACGGTACGGATCGTGCCTCGATACTCGGGCTGCTCCAGCAGGAAGCAGAAACGATTGATACGAGCCGCGTCGAAGAGATGGTGCAGGCGGTTTACGACACCAAGACGATCAAGGTCGGCAGCAAGACGCTGAATTTTGATCCGAAGGCGGATATTCGGTTTGCTCCGCCCGGGGATGTGCCTGACGCTCATCCGAACGGCATGCGACTGTCGCTCCTGAATGCCGATGGGGAAGTTATTTTCTCGCAGGTCTATTATTCCGTTGGCGGCGGATTTACGCGGCGCGATGATGAAATGGGCGTCACCGACGATAATGGCGTTGAGGCACCATTTGCATTTGGCTCCGGCGCAGAGCTCCTGGCCATTGCCAAACGCGAAAACATGTCGATTGCCGACATTGTCATGGCCAATGAGAATGCCTTTCGGCCGGAGGAAGAAACGACTGCAGGGCTGCGCGCGATCTGGGATGTCATGGCGGCGTGCATGGACAGGGGCCTGTCCCAGCACGGTATCTTGCCCGGCGGTCTTGACGTGGCCCGGCGTGCTCCTGGCCTGCACGACAAGCTCCGCCGCTCTGTCGCCAATGAGCGTGAGGCCTTGTTTGACTGGCTGAACGTCTTTGCCATGGCGGTGAACGAGGAAAATGCCGCAGGCGGACAGGTCGTCACCAGCCCGACCAATGGCGCGGCGGGGATCATCCCGGCGGTCATCCGTTTTTACTGTGCCATGGACGGCCTGACCGAAATGGCGCGAGTGAACACCTTCCTTCTCACCGCTGGCGGCATTGCCATGCTGTACAAACAGAAAGCATCAATTTCCGGCGCTGAAATGGGGTGCCAGGGGGAGGTCGGCGTTGCCTGCTCCATGGCCGCAGCAGGATTGGCTGCGATCTGGGACGGTACGCCGGTGCAGATTGCCCGGGCCGCCGAAATCGGGATGGAACACAATCTGGGCCTGACCTGTGATCCGGTGGGCGGTCTGGTGCAGATCCCCTGTATTGAGCGCAATGCCATCGGCGCGGTGAAGGCGGTCAACGCCGCCCGCCTTGCCCTGCAATGCGAGGGGACGCCGCGGGTCAGTCTCGACCAGGTGATTGAAACCATGCGCCAGACGGGCAACGACATGAACTCGAAATACAAGGAGACGTCCGAGGGCGGCCTTGCGGTCAATGTCGTCGCCTGCTGA
- a CDS encoding competence/damage-inducible protein A — MSETQPPQRPGAAMLAIGDELLNGRTRDANIHFLAGWLDRRGVALREVRIVPDEQDMIVAALNELRRRYDAVFTSGGIGPTHDDITADAIGAAFGVDVDVRDDTLSILKEWYDRKGETVTDARRRMARVPEGARLIENVVSGAPGFALENVYVMAGVPKIFSAMLESLDGEIVRGPIYTAYTVAGACQESQIAEGLQALETALKGLKIGSYPGKSGTSGRLAVVCKAFDASLARQAAVAVEGLFRAQGVSPEMFEGFGPEQE; from the coding sequence ATGAGCGAAACACAGCCCCCCCAAAGACCAGGCGCCGCCATGTTGGCGATTGGCGATGAACTGCTGAACGGCCGTACCCGTGACGCCAATATCCACTTTCTCGCCGGGTGGCTGGACCGCCGGGGCGTGGCCCTGCGCGAAGTGCGAATTGTGCCCGATGAACAGGACATGATTGTCGCAGCGCTGAATGAGCTCCGCCGACGCTATGACGCTGTCTTCACCTCGGGCGGGATTGGCCCGACCCATGACGACATTACCGCCGATGCGATCGGCGCAGCCTTTGGCGTCGACGTCGATGTTCGTGATGACACGCTCAGCATTCTGAAGGAATGGTACGATCGTAAGGGCGAAACCGTGACCGATGCGCGCCGCCGGATGGCACGGGTGCCGGAGGGCGCACGCCTGATCGAGAATGTTGTCTCGGGCGCACCGGGCTTCGCGCTAGAGAATGTCTATGTGATGGCCGGTGTGCCGAAGATTTTCTCAGCCATGCTGGAATCGCTCGACGGTGAAATCGTCCGTGGGCCAATCTATACGGCCTATACCGTTGCTGGCGCCTGTCAGGAAAGCCAGATCGCAGAAGGGCTACAGGCGCTGGAAACGGCGTTGAAGGGTCTGAAGATCGGCAGCTATCCGGGCAAATCCGGCACATCCGGTCGCCTCGCGGTGGTGTGCAAGGCGTTCGATGCCTCGCTGGCGCGCCAGGCGGCCGTTGCCGTGGAGGGCCTGTTTCGGGCACAAGGTGTTTCGCCCGAAATGTTTGAGGGCTTTGGCCCGGAACAGGAATAG
- a CDS encoding transglycosylase SLT domain-containing protein, with translation MSGQTDSVDGPAVLIRLLTVFCLIIVSGCSTTPPDRIGDVCEIFKDRRSWYRATHAAEKEFGTPKALQLAIIRQESSFRHNAKPPRGRFLFVFPGKRLSSARGYSQALDTTWEVFKNETGRRSAERDKFDDAAQFVAWYVARTSNMTGIAQDDAYRQYLAYHEGPAGFLRGTFEGKPGVKDAAARVDWIYRTYDAQLSQCEKKFRRGIPFIPGI, from the coding sequence ATGTCTGGCCAGACTGACAGCGTGGATGGACCAGCCGTTTTGATCCGATTACTGACCGTATTTTGCCTGATCATTGTGTCGGGCTGCAGCACGACGCCCCCTGACCGCATCGGTGATGTGTGCGAGATCTTCAAGGACCGGCGCAGCTGGTACCGCGCGACCCATGCGGCCGAGAAAGAGTTCGGTACGCCGAAGGCGCTGCAACTGGCCATCATCCGGCAGGAATCGAGCTTCCGTCATAATGCCAAGCCGCCGCGTGGCCGCTTTCTTTTCGTTTTTCCGGGCAAGCGGCTGTCCTCGGCTCGCGGTTACTCACAGGCGCTGGATACGACCTGGGAAGTCTTCAAGAACGAGACCGGTCGCCGCAGCGCAGAGCGGGACAAGTTCGACGACGCGGCCCAGTTTGTGGCTTGGTACGTCGCGCGCACCAGCAATATGACCGGCATCGCCCAAGACGACGCTTATCGTCAGTACCTCGCCTATCATGAGGGACCGGCAGGCTTTCTGCGCGGTACCTTCGAAGGAAAGCCGGGCGTCAAGGACGCCGCAGCACGCGTTGACTGGATTTACCGCACCTACGATGCGCAGCTTTCTCAATGTGAAAAGAAATTCCGTCGCGGCATTCCTTTCATTCCGGGAATCTAG
- a CDS encoding DUF2809 domain-containing protein — protein MAKRFRIKRLTIAAVLFVVLVVIALFVRDPIVRPYLGDVLVVIFLHFLLRGLFRVGRLVSVLGVFALAVIIEGAQALRVIEWLHLADVPVARVVFGTTAEWRDVAMYGAGAILAYVLDQDR, from the coding sequence ATGGCCAAACGTTTTCGGATCAAACGACTGACCATCGCGGCGGTCCTGTTCGTCGTTCTTGTGGTCATCGCACTATTTGTTCGTGATCCGATCGTACGTCCCTATCTGGGCGATGTGCTGGTGGTCATCTTCCTGCATTTTCTTCTGCGCGGTCTTTTCCGGGTGGGCCGCCTTGTCAGCGTGCTTGGTGTTTTTGCGTTGGCCGTCATCATCGAGGGGGCGCAGGCGCTCCGGGTCATCGAATGGCTGCATTTGGCTGATGTCCCCGTGGCCCGGGTGGTTTTCGGGACAACAGCTGAATGGCGCGACGTGGCCATGTATGGCGCGGGCGCCATTCTGGCTTATGTCCTTGATCAGGACCGTTGA
- a CDS encoding alpha/beta hydrolase: MSLFSRRGLAVCSVVSVLTASAFAQDGKMYPMEAPAEPNAIQLNTGGVENQPASESWFRQWGDPMARNITEATLTPFLPDADKATGAAVIVAPGGGFMWLSMGNEGWEVAEALNERGVAAFVLKYRLQPTADSLEAFEGQMNRRFEEADTNTDDADTPPPRPRWDLSNQLEDAEAAYRMIVERADEWNVDVDRIGMMGFSAGAGLTMETTLKSDVAELAFIAPIYGGMGPVDVPADAPPMFAAIATDDFLFNGEFGVIKSWYDAKRPVELHLYQNGGHGFGLGNPDRTSNQWFDAFMHWVEVNGWLEPGN, from the coding sequence ATGTCGTTGTTTTCTCGGCGGGGTTTGGCCGTCTGCTCAGTTGTTTCGGTCTTGACCGCGTCCGCCTTTGCGCAGGACGGCAAGATGTACCCGATGGAAGCGCCGGCGGAGCCCAATGCAATTCAGCTCAATACGGGCGGGGTCGAAAATCAGCCTGCATCCGAGAGCTGGTTCCGGCAGTGGGGCGACCCCATGGCACGTAACATTACCGAGGCCACGCTCACGCCGTTTTTGCCGGACGCCGACAAGGCGACGGGGGCGGCGGTCATCGTCGCGCCGGGTGGTGGCTTCATGTGGCTTTCCATGGGCAATGAGGGCTGGGAGGTCGCGGAAGCGCTGAATGAGCGCGGCGTTGCTGCCTTTGTCCTGAAGTATCGCCTTCAGCCAACGGCCGATTCCCTCGAGGCTTTCGAGGGACAGATGAACCGCCGCTTCGAAGAGGCCGACACCAATACGGATGACGCTGACACTCCGCCGCCAAGACCGCGGTGGGATCTGTCGAACCAGCTTGAGGATGCTGAGGCGGCCTATCGGATGATCGTGGAGCGTGCCGACGAATGGAATGTCGATGTCGACCGGATCGGCATGATGGGCTTTTCCGCCGGTGCGGGCCTGACCATGGAAACGACGCTTAAATCTGACGTGGCAGAGCTGGCGTTCATCGCGCCGATCTATGGAGGGATGGGGCCGGTTGATGTGCCTGCCGATGCGCCGCCCATGTTTGCCGCCATTGCGACGGACGATTTCCTGTTCAACGGTGAGTTCGGTGTGATCAAGTCCTGGTACGATGCCAAACGGCCGGTTGAACTGCATCTCTACCAGAATGGTGGGCATGGCTTCGGTCTTGGCAATCCTGACCGGACGAGCAATCAGTGGTTCGACGCATTCATGCATTGGGTCGAAGTCAATGGCTGGCTTGAGCCTGGCAACTGA
- a CDS encoding glycoside hydrolase family 43 protein — protein sequence MQRSTFATFFSSVCLLSLGSAFAADEKPLDDAAKTPGTNPIFTDRFTADPAPLVHDGRVYLYVGHDEAGPNEMFRITEWLAYSSDDMKNWTSHGPVMRPTDFSWAIRDAWASEVEEKDGKFYLYTTVEHDETDPGKAIGVAVSDSPTGPFVDARGSALVSNSMTKQASHSWDDIDPTVFQDDDGTAWLYWGNQILYYAKLAPNMIELDGPITAVGIAPYEEGPWIHKHDGTYYLTYAAIDRSVSDDEQIHYATAPSIEGPWIPQGMVTGSGKNSFTIHPGTVEYEGQWYLFYHDASLTVDGVEGALGRRAVRAEYLYHEPNGSLRAVEQTEAGLSVPPTP from the coding sequence ATGCAGCGTAGTACTTTCGCGACTTTTTTCAGTTCTGTCTGCCTGCTCTCTCTCGGTTCAGCTTTTGCCGCAGACGAAAAACCGTTGGACGATGCCGCCAAGACGCCAGGCACCAATCCGATCTTTACCGATCGTTTTACGGCGGATCCAGCGCCCCTGGTGCATGATGGTCGTGTCTATCTTTACGTCGGCCATGATGAGGCCGGACCCAATGAAATGTTCCGGATCACGGAATGGCTCGCCTACTCATCTGACGACATGAAAAACTGGACGTCACACGGACCAGTGATGCGGCCTACTGATTTCTCCTGGGCTATCCGCGATGCGTGGGCGTCAGAAGTCGAAGAGAAAGATGGGAAGTTCTATCTCTACACGACGGTGGAACACGACGAGACGGATCCGGGCAAAGCTATAGGCGTGGCCGTCTCTGATAGTCCCACGGGGCCGTTTGTTGATGCGCGCGGCAGTGCGCTGGTCAGCAACTCAATGACCAAACAGGCCAGCCACTCATGGGATGATATCGACCCAACGGTTTTTCAGGACGATGACGGGACGGCGTGGCTCTATTGGGGTAATCAGATCCTGTATTACGCGAAACTGGCGCCCAATATGATCGAGCTCGATGGCCCGATTACGGCGGTCGGCATTGCGCCCTATGAGGAGGGGCCGTGGATCCACAAACATGACGGCACCTACTACCTGACTTACGCGGCCATTGATCGAAGCGTCAGTGATGACGAGCAGATCCACTATGCGACGGCACCGTCAATTGAAGGCCCGTGGATTCCGCAGGGCATGGTCACGGGCTCGGGAAAGAACAGCTTTACGATTCATCCTGGTACGGTGGAATATGAGGGGCAGTGGTACCTCTTCTACCACGATGCATCCTTGACTGTGGATGGCGTCGAAGGTGCACTGGGGAGAAGGGCCGTGCGTGCCGAGTATCTCTATCACGAGCCTAACGGCTCGCTGCGTGCCGTGGAGCAGACCGAGGCCGGGCTCAGCGTGCCGCCAACTCCCTGA
- a CDS encoding glycosyltransferase family 2 protein, whose amino-acid sequence MIITTLYVILVIVTLVLAVLAGVLLAEVLAGLSRPRTEPVASGEMDRAAVALIVPAHNEESVIAPTLANLKEQLREGDRLVVVADNCTDNTAAMARQLGAIVLERTDEKRRGKGYALQHGLDYLKTDPPTTVVFVDADCVCAPGTIDQVASVCEETGHPAQAMYLMDPAPDGGAKSAVSAFAWRFMNKTRMWGLQRLGGLTRVTGAGFAIPWPIARELALGSGEIVEDLALTVALAKKGEAPQLVGNALISSQFPSEDRAAALQHARWEHGSLRLAGVRALPLFLRGVIGRNRQAAMLGLDIAAPPLALFVASLMVFGLIAIVFALFGKGLAFTLTLLAGLMFGTAIIVGWFKDGRDVLPVRMLGEVVPYVLAKTRVYNRDARKSTKTWTRTDRDGG is encoded by the coding sequence ATGATTATTACGACCCTTTACGTCATTCTCGTCATTGTGACATTGGTTCTGGCTGTACTCGCGGGTGTTCTTCTGGCCGAAGTGCTGGCGGGCCTGTCCCGGCCCCGCACGGAACCTGTCGCTTCGGGCGAGATGGACCGCGCAGCGGTGGCGCTGATCGTTCCTGCCCACAACGAGGAATCAGTGATCGCGCCGACCCTTGCCAATCTGAAAGAGCAGTTGCGCGAGGGCGACCGGCTCGTGGTCGTGGCCGATAACTGCACCGACAATACGGCCGCCATGGCCCGGCAGCTCGGCGCGATTGTCCTTGAGCGGACGGATGAAAAGCGTCGCGGCAAAGGCTATGCGCTGCAGCACGGCCTTGACTACCTCAAGACCGATCCGCCGACGACGGTGGTTTTTGTGGATGCTGACTGCGTCTGTGCACCGGGGACGATCGATCAGGTGGCAAGCGTGTGTGAGGAAACCGGGCACCCGGCCCAGGCCATGTATCTGATGGACCCGGCGCCTGACGGTGGAGCCAAGTCGGCCGTCTCGGCGTTTGCATGGCGGTTCATGAACAAGACCCGGATGTGGGGGCTGCAGCGCCTGGGCGGTCTGACCCGCGTGACCGGGGCAGGCTTTGCCATTCCATGGCCCATCGCGCGCGAGCTGGCGCTTGGCTCAGGAGAAATCGTCGAAGATCTCGCGCTGACCGTCGCCCTCGCCAAAAAGGGGGAAGCGCCCCAGTTGGTGGGCAATGCGCTGATCAGCAGCCAATTTCCGTCAGAGGACCGCGCCGCCGCGCTTCAGCACGCACGGTGGGAGCACGGCTCCTTGCGACTTGCCGGCGTGCGCGCGTTGCCATTATTTCTGCGCGGCGTGATCGGCCGCAACCGCCAGGCCGCCATGCTTGGGCTCGATATCGCTGCCCCGCCACTGGCCCTGTTTGTGGCATCGCTTATGGTGTTTGGCCTGATCGCCATCGTCTTCGCGCTATTTGGCAAAGGGCTGGCCTTCACGCTCACGCTTCTAGCCGGGCTGATGTTCGGCACGGCGATTATTGTGGGATGGTTCAAGGACGGCAGAGACGTCCTGCCGGTCCGGATGCTGGGGGAGGTTGTGCCCTATGTTCTCGCCAAAACCCGTGTCTATAATCGCGATGCCCGCAAATCGACCAAGACTTGGACGCGCACCGACCGGGACGGTGGATGA
- the sfsA gene encoding DNA/RNA nuclease SfsA: MKFSAPLQPAILLRRYKRFLADVQFPDGTETTVHCPNPGAMLGVAPTGARCWLSLSSNKNRKLPYTLEIVECPGPDGPTLVGINTNLPNRLAEEAISAGLIGELDAAAPLRREVRYGEEKSRIDILLETSPPTWVEVKNCHLLRRDDGITEFPDCVTTRGAKHLRELSSRVAAGDRAVLLFIVQRTDATGFSAAADLDPAYAAGLTEAMEQGVEVLAYDCDISPEEITVRGPIPVIV, encoded by the coding sequence ATGAAGTTCTCCGCCCCGCTCCAGCCTGCCATCCTTCTGCGACGTTACAAACGCTTTCTCGCGGATGTTCAATTCCCCGATGGGACCGAGACGACCGTTCACTGCCCCAATCCCGGTGCCATGCTGGGCGTCGCCCCGACAGGGGCCCGCTGCTGGCTGTCGCTCTCCTCCAACAAGAACCGCAAGCTGCCCTACACGCTGGAAATCGTGGAATGCCCCGGTCCCGATGGCCCGACACTGGTGGGCATCAATACCAATCTGCCCAACCGTCTGGCCGAAGAGGCGATCTCTGCGGGATTGATTGGGGAACTCGATGCAGCCGCCCCGTTGCGCCGCGAGGTCCGCTATGGCGAGGAGAAATCCCGTATCGACATCCTGCTGGAGACATCACCCCCGACCTGGGTGGAGGTGAAGAACTGCCACCTCCTGCGTCGCGATGACGGCATCACGGAGTTTCCGGACTGTGTGACCACGCGAGGCGCAAAACATCTACGGGAGCTCAGCAGCCGGGTCGCCGCCGGGGACCGCGCTGTTCTTCTGTTCATCGTTCAACGAACCGATGCCACCGGCTTCAGCGCGGCGGCCGACCTTGACCCCGCCTATGCCGCCGGTCTGACCGAAGCCATGGAACAAGGGGTCGAGGTTTTGGCCTATGACTGCGACATCTCGCCCGAAGAAATCACCGTCCGCGGTCCCATTCCCGTCATCGTCTGA